GAGTCGCCGATGGAAAGCGAGGCCCGGTTGGTGTTCATCGACGGTGGCCTGCCACGGCCCGAGGTTCAATACGAGATCGTTGACCGATGCGGCGATCTGTGGCGCGTCGATTTCGCCTGGCCCGACGCGATGGTCGTCGCGGAATACGAGAGCATGGAATGGCACGCCAGTCCCGAAGCGCTGCGGCACGATCGTAAGAAGTTCGCTCGGTTGCAGGAATGCGAATACACCGTGGTGCCCATCGTCGTGGATGACGTACGCCGTCGCCCCTCTGATCTCGTGGCCCGGATCTTCTCTCACCTTCACCGAGCCGAGCTGGCAAGTTAGTCCCGCAAGGGGGCCACTTCGGTCCTGCGAGCAGTCGCAAATTGACCTATTTCCCGGCTTTTTCGGGGCGTTTCGCGTCTGCTCGCGGACAGGAAACCTAGACTCCGGCCAATGGAAGCCGACTACATCGTCGTAGGGACCGGTTCGGCGGGTTCGGTGGTCGCGGGCCGGCTGGGCGCCGATCCGGCAGTCCGGGTCGTCGCGCTCGAAGCGGGTCCGCGCGACAAGAGCCAGTTCGTCCGCATTCCCGCCGGGTTCGCCAAGCTGTTCCGCAGCCCGATGGACTGGGACTACCTGACCGAACCGCAGAAAGAGCTCGACGGCCGCGAAATCTACTGGCCACGAGGGAAAATGGTCGGCGGCTCGTCGTCGATGAACGCGATGATGTGGGTCCGTGGCTTCGCCGCCGACTACGACGACTGGGGTGCAGCCGCAGGCGAGCAGTGGAACTACGCGCACCTCGAGCCGTATCTGCGTCGCATCGAGGCCGGGCCGCTGTCGATCACCGCCCAACGCAGCCCGCGCAGCTCGACCGCCAAGTGGCTGGCCGCCGCCGAACAGTGCGGATACCGCATCGAGAAACCGAATCAGGCTGCGCCCGAGGGATTCTGCGAAACCCTCGTCACGCAACGGCGCGGCGCCCGGTGGAGTGCGGCCGACGCCTACCTCAAACCCGCGCTCAAACGCCGCAACGTGACGCTCGAGACCGAGGCGCTCGCGACCAGGATCGTCTTCGACGGCCGCCGCGCCGTCGGCGTCGAGGTGGAGCAGGGCGGCACCCGTCGCATCATCACCGCTCGGCGCGAGGTGGTGCTGTGTGGCGGGGCGATCAACAGCCCGCAGCTGCTCATGCTCTCGGGTATCGGCGACGGCGACCGGCTGGCCGAGCACGGCATCCCCACGCTGGTGCATGCGCCGCAGGTCGGCGCCAACCTCGCCGACCACTTCATCGCCGCGCTCGGCTTCGACGTGCCGAACGACTCGCTGTTCGCCGCCGAGAAGCCGCTGCAGCTGCTGAACTATCTGGTGCGGCGTCGCGGCATGCTCACCTCCAACGTGGGGGAGGCCTACGGTTTCGTGCGCA
The window above is part of the Mycolicibacterium rutilum genome. Proteins encoded here:
- a CDS encoding GMC family oxidoreductase; this translates as MEADYIVVGTGSAGSVVAGRLGADPAVRVVALEAGPRDKSQFVRIPAGFAKLFRSPMDWDYLTEPQKELDGREIYWPRGKMVGGSSSMNAMMWVRGFAADYDDWGAAAGEQWNYAHLEPYLRRIEAGPLSITAQRSPRSSTAKWLAAAEQCGYRIEKPNQAAPEGFCETLVTQRRGARWSAADAYLKPALKRRNVTLETEALATRIVFDGRRAVGVEVEQGGTRRIITARREVVLCGGAINSPQLLMLSGIGDGDRLAEHGIPTLVHAPQVGANLADHFIAALGFDVPNDSLFAAEKPLQLLNYLVRRRGMLTSNVGEAYGFVRSRPDLELPDLELLFAPAPFFEEGIGDPYDNHAVVLGAILLKPYSTGTIELRSADPHDKPIIDPRYLTDPGGADRAAVMAGLRMCATIAKAPALEGVIGRIARPLDATTLDDQTLERALATFSHTLYHPVGTCRMGRDDASVVDPELRVRGVDGLRVADASVMPTIIRGHTHAPSVLIGEKAADLLLGR